The following are encoded in a window of Fischerella sp. PCC 9605 genomic DNA:
- a CDS encoding cyclic peptide export ABC transporter, giving the protein MHLIYFLLRSNWGMVAIAIVTGFLSGGSSAGLIALISNAAGRDPGSSLATIVWGFAGLALVALVTSIISQVMLIRLSQNAVLQLRMRLSRQILSSELSHLEQLGNPRLLATLTEDVQAVADGVFQMPFLFINLAIVLGCVVYITWLSWLVLLMIVGLSVVAIASCQWLLNRGKKLLALAREDQDILFNHFRTITEGIKELKLHYERRQVFLDKKLQSTATAFRRHNVDGFTLFATTTSWGQLVFFFAMGFVIFALPNILAVNPQTLSGYILTFTYLMMPMNNIISKLPVLSKASIALQKIESLGLSLASRAELSTVPPAVKTSWHSLQLNDVTHTYHTAETDNNFILGPINLTLHPQELVFIVGGNGSGKSTLAKLITGLYIPEAGEIRLDEELITEQNREWYRQHFSVVFSDFYLFDELWGLENSGLDSKVQEYLKVLQLDHKVKVKNGKLSTTALSQGQRKRLALLTAYLENRPIYLFDEWAADQDPAFKKIFYTELLTKLRDQGKTVLVISHDDRYFHLADRIIKLEYGKVEFDIKGV; this is encoded by the coding sequence AGTGGTGGCAGCAGTGCTGGTCTGATAGCTTTAATCAGCAATGCTGCGGGTCGTGACCCTGGTTCGTCTTTGGCAACCATAGTTTGGGGTTTTGCAGGACTGGCATTAGTTGCACTCGTCACCAGCATTATTTCTCAAGTGATGTTGATTCGCCTATCTCAGAACGCAGTCTTGCAATTACGGATGCGCTTGAGTCGCCAGATTCTCTCCTCAGAGTTGAGCCATTTGGAACAACTAGGAAATCCCCGCCTATTGGCAACCCTCACAGAGGATGTACAAGCAGTTGCCGATGGTGTTTTTCAGATGCCTTTCCTATTTATTAATCTGGCGATCGTTCTAGGTTGTGTGGTCTACATTACATGGCTATCTTGGTTAGTACTGCTGATGATTGTAGGACTTTCAGTGGTAGCGATTGCCAGTTGCCAATGGCTGTTAAACAGAGGCAAGAAATTGCTCGCCCTAGCTCGTGAAGATCAAGATATACTGTTTAACCATTTCCGTACTATCACTGAAGGAATAAAGGAGCTTAAGCTACACTACGAGCGGCGTCAAGTCTTCCTAGACAAAAAACTGCAATCAACTGCTACTGCATTTCGACGTCACAATGTTGATGGTTTTACCCTTTTTGCTACAACTACTAGCTGGGGTCAACTTGTATTCTTTTTTGCGATGGGTTTTGTAATCTTTGCCCTGCCTAATATTCTTGCTGTTAACCCTCAAACTCTTTCTGGCTATATCTTGACCTTCACCTACCTGATGATGCCAATGAATAATATCATCAGCAAACTTCCTGTTTTGAGCAAAGCTAGCATTGCATTGCAAAAAATTGAGTCACTGGGTTTATCTCTAGCTAGTCGGGCAGAATTATCAACAGTTCCACCTGCTGTCAAGACTTCCTGGCACAGCTTACAACTCAATGATGTCACCCACACTTACCATACAGCCGAAACAGACAACAACTTTATTTTAGGCCCCATCAACCTGACACTTCATCCCCAAGAACTAGTGTTCATCGTCGGGGGAAATGGCAGCGGTAAATCAACTTTAGCCAAGTTAATTACCGGACTTTATATTCCTGAAGCTGGAGAAATACGATTAGATGAAGAGTTAATTACCGAACAAAATCGTGAATGGTATCGCCAGCATTTTTCTGTGGTATTTTCTGACTTTTATTTATTTGATGAACTTTGGGGATTAGAAAATTCTGGTCTAGATAGTAAAGTCCAAGAATATCTCAAGGTTTTACAGCTAGACCATAAAGTTAAAGTCAAAAATGGTAAACTTTCCACGACTGCTCTTTCACAAGGACAGCGTAAAAGACTGGCTTTACTCACAGCGTATTTGGAAAACCGACCAATTTATCTATTTGATGAATGGGCAGCCGACCAAGATCCAGCATTTAAGAAAATTTTTTACACAGAATTGCTAACAAAACTGAGAGATCAAGGCAAAACAGTGCTGGTAATCAGTCATGACGATCGCTATTTTCATCTAGCAGACCGAATTATCAAACTCGAATACGGTAAAGTGGAATTTGACATAAAAGGGGTGTAG
- a CDS encoding glycosyltransferase, with the protein MAAIELGLVLLSLVIWIGLLTLRGQFWRTDQQLEVVETQIEKLPSVCAVIPARNEADLLPKTLRSLLCQDYPGWFNIFVVDDHSIDKTAEVAKQTAQSLNKDKLLHIITAEPLPPGWSGKLWAMEQGVNKAIEILEPDYFLLTDADIEHDVANLHQLVAKAEQENLDLVSVMVRLRCESFWEKFLIPAFVFFFQKLYPFRWVNDPNKSTAAAAGGCILIRTAALKRIGGIQVIRQALIDDCALAHAVKSSSNGCIWLGLSSATHSLRPYPSLTTIWDMVARTAFTQLNYSPLLLLGTVVGMTLIYMVPPLGLILGGLMGNGLVAVTGLSAWLLMALAYLPMIRFYKCSFWLAFCLPAVAFLYTLMTLDSALRYWQGRGGAWKGRVYK; encoded by the coding sequence ATGGCAGCAATTGAACTTGGTCTGGTGCTTTTATCTTTAGTAATTTGGATCGGATTGCTGACTTTGCGCGGGCAGTTTTGGCGCACAGACCAACAATTAGAAGTTGTAGAAACACAGATAGAAAAATTGCCATCAGTTTGTGCGGTGATTCCAGCGCGTAACGAAGCAGATCTGTTACCAAAAACTTTGCGATCGCTCCTTTGCCAAGACTACCCAGGCTGGTTTAACATCTTTGTGGTAGACGACCACAGCATAGATAAAACTGCTGAAGTTGCCAAACAAACAGCTCAAAGCTTGAACAAAGACAAACTATTACACATCATCACAGCCGAACCATTGCCTCCTGGTTGGAGTGGCAAACTCTGGGCAATGGAACAAGGTGTTAACAAAGCTATAGAAATACTGGAACCGGATTATTTTTTACTAACGGATGCAGATATTGAACATGACGTGGCAAATCTCCATCAATTAGTTGCCAAGGCAGAACAAGAAAATTTAGACCTTGTTTCTGTCATGGTACGGCTCAGATGTGAAAGCTTTTGGGAAAAATTTTTAATTCCAGCTTTCGTCTTTTTCTTTCAAAAACTTTACCCTTTTCGCTGGGTGAATGACCCAAACAAATCAACAGCCGCTGCTGCTGGAGGTTGCATCCTTATTCGCACAGCAGCACTAAAGCGCATCGGTGGTATACAAGTGATTCGGCAAGCCTTAATAGATGACTGCGCCCTTGCCCATGCTGTCAAGTCTAGCAGCAACGGGTGCATCTGGCTAGGGCTTAGTTCTGCAACTCACAGCCTGCGTCCGTATCCCTCCTTAACTACGATTTGGGATATGGTTGCCCGCACTGCCTTTACTCAACTTAACTATTCGCCGTTGCTGTTATTAGGAACTGTTGTTGGGATGACCTTAATTTATATGGTTCCACCTTTAGGTTTGATTCTAGGTGGATTGATGGGGAATGGGTTAGTTGCAGTCACTGGTTTATCGGCATGGCTGCTGATGGCGTTGGCTTATTTACCGATGATTAGGTTTTATAAATGTTCTTTTTGGTTAGCCTTTTGTTTGCCAGCAGTCGCTTTTCTTTATACTCTGATGACTCTAGACTCAGCACTGCGTTATTGGCAAGGGCGAGGCGGTGCTTGGAAAGGAAGGGTTTATAAATGA